Within the Bacillota bacterium genome, the region TCCCGGTGATCCCCCCTCACTACCCGTCCACCCAGGATGTGGCACATCAGCTGCAATCCGTAGCATATGCCCAGGACGGGAACCCCCAGCTCGAAAAGCCCAGGGTTGCAGGTGGGAGCCCCCTCCTGGTACACGCTGGAGGGGCCTCCCGAGAGGATGATCCCCCTGGGCCTCCTTGCCATGATGTCACGAAGACTAGCCCAGTGGGGGACTATCTCCGAATGGACACCGCTTTCCCTGACCCTCCTGGCGATGAGCTGGGAGTACTGGGCCCCGAAATCCATGACGATAACATTGTCCTCGTGCAGCGCGGCCACCGCGCACCTCCTTCTACAGCTTCAGCCTGCCCACGTGGGGCAGGCTCCTGTACCTCTCCTGGTAGTCCAGGCCATAGCCCACCACAAAGGCATCGGGTATTTCAAAACCCCTGTAGTGTACATCCACCTCTACCAGCCTGCGGGATGGCTTGTCCAGCAGGACACACACCCTGAGGCTCGCTGGGTTCCTTGCCTTGAGTGCGTCGCAAAGGTATCTTAGGGTAAGACCGGTATCCACGATGTCCTCAACAACTATCACGTCCCGCCCCTCAATGTTTTCATCCAGGTCCTTGAGGATACGTACCACACCTGAGGTCTCGCTGGACTGCCCGTAGCTGGAAACGGCCATGAAGTCAAGAGCCACTGGTATGTCGAGTGCCCTGGCAAGGTCCGATAGGAAGATGACAGCACCCTTGAGGATGCCTACCATCAAGGGAACCCGTCCCTGGTAGTCCTCGGAAATCATCTTGGCCAGTTCCCTCACCCTGCCTTCTATGCGGCCCCGGTCTAGCAGCACCTCGAGGGTTTCACTCATCTACAGTCCTCCCCTCGTCACCCTTCAACGTGGATTTCGCTCGCCGCCGTCGAATTCCTTTCAGGCATGGAGCGCGAGGCCGGGCTATGATAGAATGACTGTAAGGGGTGAAAGCAGGCATGGGCCCTGATGAGCGTAGGAAGCGACTGCTAGACATGCTGAGAGGCCGGGTAGATGCCGTGACCGGCTCCGATCTCGCGGATGCGCTGCAGGTTTCCAGGCAGGTTATCGTCCAGGACGTTGCCCTTCTCAGGGCCGAGGGAGAG harbors:
- the hpt gene encoding hypoxanthine phosphoribosyltransferase; amino-acid sequence: MSETLEVLLDRGRIEGRVRELAKMISEDYQGRVPLMVGILKGAVIFLSDLARALDIPVALDFMAVSSYGQSSETSGVVRILKDLDENIEGRDVIVVEDIVDTGLTLRYLCDALKARNPASLRVCVLLDKPSRRLVEVDVHYRGFEIPDAFVVGYGLDYQERYRSLPHVGRLKL